In Actinomadura luteofluorescens, the sequence CGGGGTCGATCGGCCAGCTCTCGGGGCAGCGCAGGTCGCCGGCCCCCAGCCCGGCGCCCGCGAGGATCTTCTCCACCCCCTCGACGTGGAAGTCCTCACCGGAGTGGCTGCCCGCCGCGAGCGCGAGCAGCTCGCCGCCGAGTTCGAGCCCGCCGCGCAGGATCGCGACCGCCTGCATCGGCTTGTTCGCCGACCGGGGGAAGATCGGCGCCCCGGTCTCCCCCGCCCGGAAGGCGACGCCCCCGTCGGCGGCCAGCCCGATCGCCGCCCCCCGGTGCCGGGACTCCACGAACCCGGAACGCTCCACCTCGACCAGCACAGGATTGACGTCCACCGCACCCCTCCATCACCACGACACCGGAGCCACCGGCGCTCTCCCCGCCCCGGACGGCATCTCCGAAGGTCAAGTACCCGGCGTACCCCATGAAAGCGGCACCCGGCCCCACGAAAACGGCCAGGTTGCCCCATCCCGGCTTGACTCGCCCGGAGGGGTGCTCGCGCCGGTCAGCGGGGTCTGGTGGCGAGGAGGGTGCGGGCCTCGGCGGGCGCCATCGGCGGGCGCCCGGCCAGGTGCGCCGCCTGGGCCGCGCGTTCCACCAGCTCGACGTTCGCCGTGACCGGGCGGCCCTTGGCGAAGGTGACCGTGTCCTCCATGCCGACCCGCAGGTGGCCGCCGGCCGACAGGGCCGCGAACAGGACGGGCAGGGACGTCCGGCCGATGCCGGTGGCCGACCACGTGGCGCCTTCCGGGAGGGCCTCGACGGCGGCGACGAGGGTGCGGGCGTCGCCCGGCATCCCGCCCGGGACGCCCATCACCAGGTCGCAGTGGACGTGGCCGCCGTAGGGGAGCCCGTGCTTGTCCAGGAGGCGGCGCAGCGACGTGATGTGCCCGAGGTCGAACAGCTCGAACTCGGGGACGACCTCCAGCTCCTGGGTGCGCTTGTACAGCTCCACCATGAACGACCACGGGTTCATGAACACGTCGTCGCCGAAGTTGACCGTCCCGCAGGTGAGCGAGCACATGTCGGGCCCGGCATCCAGGACGCGGAGCCGGTCCTCGTACGGGTCGGTGACCGCGCCGCCCGTGGACAACTGGACGATCAGGCCCGTGCTCTCCCGCAGCGCCGTCACCGTGTCCCGCAGCAGGAACGGGTCGAGGGTGGGCCGCGTGTCGTCGTCGCGGACGTGCACGTGGATCACGGCCGCGCCGGCCGCCTCGCACTCCTCGGCCGTCCGGACCAGTTCATCCAGGGTGACGGGCAGGGCCGGAACGTCCGCCTTGGCGGACTCCGCGCCCGTGGGCGCCACCGTGATGAGCGTCGTTGCTCCCATGTTCGGCAGAATGCATGGTCATGCGTGCTGTAGTCCAGAGGGTGAGCCAGGCCAGCGTGTCCGTGGACGGGCGCGTCGTCGGCGCGATCGAGGGGCCGGGACTGCTGGTCCTGGTCGGCGTGACGCACGACGACGGCGCGGAAAGCGCCCGCAGGCTGGCGTCCAAGCTGTGGGGGCTGCGGATCCTGGACGGCGAGAAGTCGTGTTCCGACGTGAACGCGCCGCTGCTCGTCGTGAGCCAATTCACTCTCTACGGGGACGCGCGGAAGGGCCGCCGTCCGAGCTGGACGGCCGCCGCGCCCGGTCCCGTCGCCGAACCCCTGGTGGACGCGGTGGTCCGGGAGCTGCGCGAGCTGGGCGCGAAGGTCGAGACAGGGGAGTTCGGGGCGGACATGAAGGTCGCGCTGGTCAACGACGGGCCGATCACGCTGATCCTGGACGTCTGACCGCGCGGCCGGCCGGGCGCGCGGCTCAGCGGAACCCGTAGACCATGCCGACGAGCGCGGTGACGGTCCCGGCGGCGGCGAGGAGGATGAGGACGCGGTCCTGCGGGACGAGGCGGCCGCGCACGCCCGAGGACACCACGACGGTCCCGGTGTCGCTCTCGTCCCCGACGGGCCCCTGCTCGAACGGGTTGCGGAGCCCGGCGAGCCGCCACAGCGCGTCGTTGCGGAGCCGCTGGTGGGCCGGGCCGCAGGCGAACAGCCGGCCTCTGGTGCGCTCGGTGCAGGCGGCGCCCTTCGGCGTCAGCACCCGGCACAGGGTGGGGACGAGCGCGAACTCGTACAGGCACCAGGCGAGCAGGCCGAGCAGCGCGACGCGCCATGAGTGCTGCCACCACGCGATCCCGGCGATCGCCGCGAACAGGGCCCACCAGGTCAGGGCGGACTCCCGGCGCGGGCGGCGCCGGGTCCCTCCCCTCCGCGCCGCGGGCGGCTCCCCTTTCCCCAGGTTCGGGACCATCGGTAGGAATCCACCTTCCCCGGGCGGCGGTCGGTCAGAAATCGTCTTATCAGACGATATTCGTCCCAGGGTCGGGCTGCTACCCGTGTTTCGCGGGCCGGCGGCGCAGAGCGATCTGCGCGTTCGCGCCCGTCTCCGGTGACACGACGACCTCCTGCGCCGCCGCGACGCCGCCCGCGAGCAGCTCCGCGTCCACCGGGACGTTCCGCTTGACCAGCGCCAGCGCGATCGGCCCCAGCTCGTGGTGCCGCGCCGCCGACCCGACGAACCCGACCGTCCGGCCCCCGGGGACCTCCACCGGGTCGCCGTGCGCGGGCAGCCGGTCGACGCTGCCGTCCAGGTGCAGGAACACCAGGCGGCGCGGGGGCCGCCCCAGGTTGTGGACGCGCGCGACGGTCTCCTGTCCCCGGTAGCAGCCCTTGTTCAGGTGGACGGCCGTCTCCACGTACCCGGCCTCGTGCGGGATCGTCCGGTGGTCGGTGTCGAGGCCGGCCCGGGGGCGGTGCTCGGCGATGCGCAGCGCCTCGTACGCCCAGATCCCCGCCGGCTTCGGGCCCTCCGGGAACTCGCCGCGCGGGACGATCCGCGTCGTCGTGCCCGCGACGTCCGGCCAGGCGGGACGGCCGTCGTCGGGGCCGCCCGGCCCGGTGACCACCATGAACTCGTCCGACACGTCGGCGACCTCGACGCGCAGCATGAACCGCATCCGGTCGAGGAACTCCACCAGCGCCGGGGCCGCGCCCGGCTCGACGTGGGCCCACACGGCCTCGCCGTCGTCGACGAGGAACAGGTGGTGCTCGATGTGCCCGTTCGGGCCGAGCAGCAGCGCCTCGGTCGGCTCCGCCGGCTTCAGCCCGTCCAGGTGCTGGCTCAGCAGGCTGTGCAGCCAGCTCAGCCGGTCGGGCCCCGAGACGCGGACGACGCCCCGGTTGCTCCGGTCGACGAACGCCGTCCCGTCCTCCAGGGCGCGTTGCTCCCGCGCCGGGTCCCCGTAGTGCGCGGCGACCTCCTGGTCGGGCGCGTCGGCGGCGACGGCTCCGGGCGACTGCAGCAGAGGGCTCTCCATGCCGTCCAGACTATGTCGCGGACCGGCGGATCGCGCCGCCCGGCTACGCCTCGCGGCAGTCCTTGCAGCGCCCGTAGACGGTCAGGTGGTGGACGTCGGTCTCGAAGCCGAAGTCGCGCGCCAGGACGTCGGCCAGGCCGGCCGCCGCGCGCGGGTCGACGTCCTCCACGGTGTGGCAGCCCCGGCAGACGAGATGGATGTGCTCGGCCTCGGCGGCGAGATGGTAGTTCGGCGGGCCGTGCCCGAGATGGGCGTGCTTGACGAGCCCGAGCTCCTCCAGGAGTTCGAGCGTCCGGTATACGGTGGAGATGTTCACGCCGCGGGCCGTGCGCTGCACCTCGGTGCAGATCTCCTCGGGGGTCGCGTGCTCCAGGTTGGTGACCGCTTCGAGCACCAGCTGGCGTTGCGGGGTCACCCGGTAGCCCTTGGCCCGCAGCTCCTCCTGCCACGACTCGACCATGCACCGAGTCTAGGCGGTGCTTTCGAAGTCCCGGCCCACTTCGCTCGCCTGGCGGCTCGCTGTGTTTTCGAAGTCCCGGCCCACTTCGCTCGCCTTGCGGCTCGCTACGCGACCGAGCCTGGGCGAACGCTGCATCGCTTCGCGATCTGCCCGGTTCCGCTCGCCTCCGGCATCGCTCCACCGGCCAGCTCACGCGTTCGCGCGCTTGACCGAGGCCGCTTCGAGACAGGCTCCAGATCCCGGGCGGCGACGGTCCGGATGTCCGATTTCAGCTCACGGAAAATCCGCTTGCCTCCCCGCGCGGGCGTCGCATACGTTCGGGATACGCGCGAAAGGAGGTGGTCCTAACCAATGGTTGCTTGTAGGACTCGCGAGGTGACTGTCCGCTAGTCGCCGTTCCGCCTCGGATCCTCCGCCCACTGGGCAGAGGTAGCCGGTCGCGACGGTGACCGGCGAATACCAGGCAGTTACCCGGTCCCCGGACCGATGGACCCGTCCTGTCCGTCGCCCCGCCACCCGGCGGGAAGGTCCGGGGATCGATCATGTCCGGGGCCCGTCCGGGCGGTCACCTCCGGGACCGGCCCTCTCCGCCGCTCAGGAGACCTTCTTCAGCTGGGCCGACAGGTGCGACTGGAGCTCGTGCCCCATCGCCGCCATGTCGTACGCCCAGCCGAGGTCCTCGCCGATCAGCCCGTAGAGGCGGTGGCCGCCGGTGACCTCCTTGGCCGACTCCGTCCGCGCGACGACGTCCGTGTGCAGCTCCACGCGGTTGAACGCCACGTCCCCCACGTAGATCTCGACGATGCCCGTCGGGTGGGCCAGCGTGACCTCCACCTGGTGGTCGGGCCGCGGCCGCCAGTACCCCGTCTCCATGCCCAGCGGACGCCCGAGCGTGCCGTCCTCCTCGATCTTCCAGGTCCGGCTCGCGTAGATCAGGAACGGCTTCCCGACGTGCGTGAACGAGATCTCCTGGCCGAAGTTGAACGACTCGATCGTGGGATAGCCGCCCACGCCGGCGCCCTCCCAGGTGCCGAGGAGGAACTTCAGCGGCTCAAGGTCGGGGTGCAGCTCAACGTCCATGGGCACCGAGGGTAGCGGCGCGCGCCGCCGTGCGCGTCCCCGTGCGCCGTCCCCTCCGGTCCGGGACCGGCGTCCCTGTCCGGAGCCGGGCGGCGCCCCGACCATGGGGACGTGACGCCCCTCACCATGAGCATGGTGGTCCCGCTGATCATCGCCGCGGGCCTGCTGGCCGCGGGCTGGGTCTGGCGGATCCGGTTCCGCAACCTGCGTCGCGCCGTCCAGACCGACTGCGCCGGCCTCGCCGGGCTCCACGACGGCGTCCCGTGCCAGGTCAGCGGGACGGCCCTCGCCGTCCAGCCCGCGCCGTTCTCGGGCCGCCCCTGCGCCTGGTACAAGACGAAGGCGACGGCCAGCACGAAGACGGGCAAGCGGGTCTTCGTCGACGAGAGGTCGACGACGCCGTTCCCTCTGCGGGACGGGACGGGGCACGTCGTCATCGACCCCGCCACCGCGGCCGTCGACGGCGCCGTCCGGACGATGGACGAGCGCCGCCCCGCGAACGGGGACCTGCCCGGCGTGGACGGGGAGGTAGCCGAGTACCGGTACGAGGAGTGGATCCTGCCGGCCGACCGGCCGCTCTTCGTTCTCGGCACCGCGACCGGCGGCTCCGTCGGCAAGGACAAGGAGACCGGCCAGTACGCCATCAGCACGCGGACGCGCCGCGAGTACCGGCGCCGGGCCGTGATGTTCATGGGGATCGGGTACGGCGGCGGCGCGGCCGTCTTCCTCGCCTGCGCGGCCGTCGTCGCCCTCGACCACCTCTACCTCGGCTGAGGCGTCCGGCCTACCGGAGCCGGCCCAGCTTGATCACGAGGAGGACGGCGGCGACCGCCATCAGCCCCAGGACGACGACAAGGATTCCCGCGTTCACCAACCCGGCCACATCGCAGGATGCTACGCGGAACACCGGACTAGAGTGCCTTCATGGCAAGACCACTGGTCATCAAGGTGACGGCTGGCGCGGACGCCCCCGAGCGCTGCAACCAGGCGTTCACGGTCGCGGCGGCCGCCGCGGCGAGCGGGGTCCCGGTCTCCCTCTGGCTGACCGGGGAGTCGGCGTGGTTCGCGCTGCCAGGACGGGCCGCCGGGTTCTCACTGCCCCACGCCACTCCCCTGGACGACCTTCTCGGCGTCATCCTCGCGGCGGGCCGCGTCACGCTCTGCACCCAGTGCGCCGCCCGCCGCGAGATCGGCCCGGACGACGTCCTGCCCGGCGTCCGCATCGCCGGCGCCCCGACCTTCGTCGAGGAGATCACCCTTCCGGACGTCCAGGCCCTCGTGTACTGACACGAGGAGGACGTCCGGGCCCGGGTTCGCCCGGCCACCCGCCCCGGGACGCGACGGCCGTGCGCTCCGCAGGCCCAGACCGAGCCCCGCGGCGGCCGAGCCGGCGAGGCCGAGCATGAGGTCGCCGATGGTGTCACGGTAGATCGTGACGGTCTCGGGGGTGTCGAGGATGAAGACGCCGTACTCGAAGAACTCCCACAGGATGGCCGCGGCGGCGCCCAGACCGGTGCACGTCAGGGCGAGCGTCCAGGACCTGAGGCCCGCCCAGCGGCGCAGGGCGGCACCGGCGGCGGCGCTCAGCAGGGCCCAGTTCCCGAAGTGGCAGGCGTCGTCGAACCAGCCGACCGTGTCGTAGAGGTCGGCGGCGTTCCCGGCGACGTCCACGACGAAGGGGGCGGTGACGAGGAGGTCGACGTCCCAGGGGAAGGGCCGCTCCCGGCCGCGCAGCGCCCAGACCAGCGTGACGATCATGACGGCGGCGGGGTAGGCGGCCACCCGCACGCCCATCGCCTTGTCCGCGAACCGGTCCCATCCGGGGAACGCGACGGCCAGCGCCAGCAGCGCGGCGAGGGCGGCCTTGGCGGCGAGGGCGGGCGGGCGCCAGCGCGAGGTGTCCATGGCCGAAGCATGGCCGCCCGCCAGGTCCGGCGGCATCGGTGCGGGTACTCAGGCCCGCCTGAGTGCTTTCGCCCTGCTCCCGAAGCCGGGAGCTCGCGGCCGGGGCAGCGGGCCATGGCGGTAGAACGCCCGGAGAACGGAAATAGGACTGCCGACGTGCCCCCGAGACTGGAGCCGCCGGATGGCCGACATACCCGCATGGGCCTGGGGCGCGACGATCGCACTGATCATCGCGCTCTTCGTGTTCGACCTGCTGGTCGCCGTCCGGCGCCCGCACGCGGTCCACATCCGGGAGGCGACGTTCTGGTCGGTGTTCTACATCGCGGTCGCGGTCCTGTTCGGCGGCGCGGTGTGGATGCTCGCCGGGTCGGCGGCGGGCACCGAGTACTTCTCCGGCTGGATCGTGGAGAAGAGCCTGTCGGTCGACAACCTCTTCGTCTTCGTGATCATCATGGCGAAGTTCTCGGTGCCCGCCGAGTACCAGCAGAAGACGCTGCTGTTCGGCATCGCGGCGGCGCTGCTCCTGCGGGTGGTCCTGATCGCGGTCGGCGCCGCCGCGATCAACCTGTTCTCCTTCACGTTCCTGATCTTCGGGCTGATCCTGATCTGGACGGCGGTCCAGCTCATCCGGCATCGCAACGAGGAACCCGACGTGGAGGACACCTTCCTCGTCCGCCGCGCCCGCAGGATCCTGCCGGTCAGCCAGGACTTCCACGGCGGGCGGATGCTCGCCCACGAGGACGGCCAGCGCGTGATGACGCCGCTGCTGCTGGTCTTCGTCGCCATCGGCAGCACGGACGTGCTGTTCGCGCTGGACTCCATCCCGGCCGTGTTCGGCGTCACCGACGACCCGTTCATCGTCTTCACCGCCAACGCGTTCGCCCTGCTCGGGCTGCGCGCCCTCTACTTCCTCATCGAGGGCCTGCTCGAACGCCTCGTCTACCTGTCGATCGGCCTGTCGGTGATCCTCGCGTTCATCGGCTGCAAGCTGATCCTGGAGTTCCTGCACCAGGACGTCTCCACGTCCGTCCCCGAGATCCCGACGCCCCTCTCCCTGGGCGTGATCCTGGTGATCCTGCTGTTCACGACCGGTGCCAGCCTGGTCCGCGTCCACCACCACCCGGAGGAGAGGGCCAAGGCCGGCTCCCTGCGCGGCCGCCGGGAGAAGAAGCCCCGCGAAGAGGAGCCGAGCGCCCGCTGACCGGGGCTCAGCCCATGCTCTTGGCGCCGTCCAGCGACTCCCGGATGATGTCGGCGTGGCCCGCGTGCTGGGCCGTCTCGGCCGTGATGTGCAGCAGCACCCGGCGGATCGACCAGTGCGTGTCGGTGTTCCACGGGGCCTTGGGCAGCTCGTGCCGGAGGTCCAGGTCGGGCAGGGTCGGGACGAGTTCGTCGGTCCGGCTGGCCACCTCGGCGTAGGCGTCCAGGACCCCGGCCAGCGTCTCGCCGGGGAGCATCGTGAACTCGTCCGCGCGGCGCTTCCAGTCCTCCTCGGTCATCTGGGTGAAGTCGCCCATCGCGGAGGCGCCTTCGAGGATGAAGTCCACCCAGCCCCGCTCGCAGGACGTGACGTGCTTGACGAGGCCGCCGAGGCAAAGCTCGCTCGCCGTGGTCCGCCGCCCGGCCTGCTCGTCGGTGAGGTCCCGCGTGGTGAACCGGAGGAAGTGCCGCGCCTTCGCGAGCTCCGCCAGCAGGTCCGCCCGCTCCCCGGTGACCGCCCGCGCATTGTCAACGTTCATGGTTCCCGCCTTCGTTCGTGTCGTTCACCTGCGAGACCACGGTAGAAATCAAGGCGGTCAGATCCTGGCCTCCATCGCCGATCCGGAGAACTTCTTTGGCCGCGTTAGGGCT encodes:
- a CDS encoding 3-keto-5-aminohexanoate cleavage protein, giving the protein MGATTLITVAPTGAESAKADVPALPVTLDELVRTAEECEAAGAAVIHVHVRDDDTRPTLDPFLLRDTVTALRESTGLIVQLSTGGAVTDPYEDRLRVLDAGPDMCSLTCGTVNFGDDVFMNPWSFMVELYKRTQELEVVPEFELFDLGHITSLRRLLDKHGLPYGGHVHCDLVMGVPGGMPGDARTLVAAVEALPEGATWSATGIGRTSLPVLFAALSAGGHLRVGMEDTVTFAKGRPVTANVELVERAAQAAHLAGRPPMAPAEARTLLATRPR
- the dtd gene encoding D-aminoacyl-tRNA deacylase; amino-acid sequence: MRAVVQRVSQASVSVDGRVVGAIEGPGLLVLVGVTHDDGAESARRLASKLWGLRILDGEKSCSDVNAPLLVVSQFTLYGDARKGRRPSWTAAAPGPVAEPLVDAVVRELRELGAKVETGEFGADMKVALVNDGPITLILDV
- the ygfZ gene encoding CAF17-like 4Fe-4S cluster assembly/insertion protein YgfZ is translated as MESPLLQSPGAVAADAPDQEVAAHYGDPAREQRALEDGTAFVDRSNRGVVRVSGPDRLSWLHSLLSQHLDGLKPAEPTEALLLGPNGHIEHHLFLVDDGEAVWAHVEPGAAPALVEFLDRMRFMLRVEVADVSDEFMVVTGPGGPDDGRPAWPDVAGTTTRIVPRGEFPEGPKPAGIWAYEALRIAEHRPRAGLDTDHRTIPHEAGYVETAVHLNKGCYRGQETVARVHNLGRPPRRLVFLHLDGSVDRLPAHGDPVEVPGGRTVGFVGSAARHHELGPIALALVKRNVPVDAELLAGGVAAAQEVVVSPETGANAQIALRRRPAKHG
- a CDS encoding Fur family transcriptional regulator, coding for MVESWQEELRAKGYRVTPQRQLVLEAVTNLEHATPEEICTEVQRTARGVNISTVYRTLELLEELGLVKHAHLGHGPPNYHLAAEAEHIHLVCRGCHTVEDVDPRAAAGLADVLARDFGFETDVHHLTVYGRCKDCREA
- a CDS encoding FABP family protein; the encoded protein is MDVELHPDLEPLKFLLGTWEGAGVGGYPTIESFNFGQEISFTHVGKPFLIYASRTWKIEEDGTLGRPLGMETGYWRPRPDHQVEVTLAHPTGIVEIYVGDVAFNRVELHTDVVARTESAKEVTGGHRLYGLIGEDLGWAYDMAAMGHELQSHLSAQLKKVS
- a CDS encoding GIDE domain-containing protein, coding for MTPLTMSMVVPLIIAAGLLAAGWVWRIRFRNLRRAVQTDCAGLAGLHDGVPCQVSGTALAVQPAPFSGRPCAWYKTKATASTKTGKRVFVDERSTTPFPLRDGTGHVVIDPATAAVDGAVRTMDERRPANGDLPGVDGEVAEYRYEEWILPADRPLFVLGTATGGSVGKDKETGQYAISTRTRREYRRRAVMFMGIGYGGGAAVFLACAAVVALDHLYLG
- a CDS encoding DsrE family protein, whose amino-acid sequence is MARPLVIKVTAGADAPERCNQAFTVAAAAAASGVPVSLWLTGESAWFALPGRAAGFSLPHATPLDDLLGVILAAGRVTLCTQCAARREIGPDDVLPGVRIAGAPTFVEEITLPDVQALVY
- a CDS encoding TerC family protein, which codes for MADIPAWAWGATIALIIALFVFDLLVAVRRPHAVHIREATFWSVFYIAVAVLFGGAVWMLAGSAAGTEYFSGWIVEKSLSVDNLFVFVIIMAKFSVPAEYQQKTLLFGIAAALLLRVVLIAVGAAAINLFSFTFLIFGLILIWTAVQLIRHRNEEPDVEDTFLVRRARRILPVSQDFHGGRMLAHEDGQRVMTPLLLVFVAIGSTDVLFALDSIPAVFGVTDDPFIVFTANAFALLGLRALYFLIEGLLERLVYLSIGLSVILAFIGCKLILEFLHQDVSTSVPEIPTPLSLGVILVILLFTTGASLVRVHHHPEERAKAGSLRGRREKKPREEEPSAR
- a CDS encoding DinB family protein, with the translated sequence MNVDNARAVTGERADLLAELAKARHFLRFTTRDLTDEQAGRRTTASELCLGGLVKHVTSCERGWVDFILEGASAMGDFTQMTEEDWKRRADEFTMLPGETLAGVLDAYAEVASRTDELVPTLPDLDLRHELPKAPWNTDTHWSIRRVLLHITAETAQHAGHADIIRESLDGAKSMG